One window from the genome of Leptospira johnsonii encodes:
- a CDS encoding MarR family winged helix-turn-helix transcriptional regulator, producing the protein MATHYKGKSRDVKVLDAYIKLSRCADSIRTMEEKFLSQYNLTSGQFGCLETLYHLGPMCQKEIGQKIFSCEGNITQIIDNLEKRNLVLRVRSEEDRRYFIINLTDKGKELIGTSFPDYLEQLKGKMSCLSDEELKNLGQICKTVGLKSA; encoded by the coding sequence ATGGCAACTCACTACAAAGGAAAGTCCAGAGATGTAAAGGTACTCGATGCCTACATCAAATTGAGTCGTTGCGCGGATTCCATCCGCACAATGGAGGAAAAATTCCTCAGCCAGTACAATCTGACTAGCGGGCAATTCGGATGTTTAGAAACTCTTTACCATCTGGGTCCAATGTGCCAAAAAGAGATCGGTCAAAAAATATTTTCCTGCGAAGGAAATATCACACAGATCATAGATAACTTAGAAAAAAGAAATCTAGTCTTGAGAGTCAGAAGCGAAGAAGACAGACGTTATTTCATCATCAATCTTACCGACAAAGGGAAGGAACTCATCGGAACTTCTTTTCCTGATTATTTGGAGCAGTTGAAGGGCAAGATGTCCTGCCTCAGCGACGAAGAACTCAAAAATTTAGGACAGATCTGCAAGACTGTCGGACTCAAATCTGCGTAA
- a CDS encoding DoxX family protein encodes MIQKILKTDSDITSLILRVTLAVVMFPHGAQKVLGWYGGYGFSGTYAFLTGAGFPGFLVILLFIAEFLGPIGLLSGLLTRVAAAGIGVAMTVAILPHAEHGFFMNWAGSQKGEGFEFHILMVAISLALVIKGGGKLSLDGAISKK; translated from the coding sequence ATGATTCAGAAAATTCTAAAAACGGACTCGGATATAACATCCTTAATTTTAAGGGTAACCCTTGCAGTGGTGATGTTCCCACATGGAGCACAAAAAGTGTTAGGTTGGTACGGCGGATACGGATTCTCCGGAACTTACGCATTTTTAACCGGCGCGGGCTTTCCAGGTTTCTTGGTAATACTTTTATTCATCGCAGAATTTTTGGGACCTATCGGATTACTTTCAGGTCTTCTTACGAGAGTAGCAGCAGCTGGGATCGGAGTCGCGATGACAGTCGCAATACTTCCACACGCAGAGCACGGTTTCTTTATGAACTGGGCAGGAAGCCAAAAAGGAGAAGGTTTCGAATTCCATATATTGATGGTAGCAATCTCCTTAGCATTGGTGATCAAGGGAGGAGGAAAACTTTCCTTGGACGGAGCGATCTCCAAAAAATAG
- a CDS encoding sensor histidine kinase, with product MEKGKKFGPLDRIFKSVQGYLTPKAPVSSGLSFWRELILTSILFTMTILGTIVYFPSVYLAWTEGKSEVLWVDSCALGLVYFLLIAKKINFSIKATMVLTMNYCLGLSLLIFVGPEGGGLLWLFPFPVLAGVLFGLTPSLFGLLANMIAVFIASRVQFYMSLPWYMAPERLYVVGLNFLIANTIVCVPLTILMRGLQESVQRRHEYLTNLRLRKAHIYRSKRTLEKEIATRIEIERTLEENLREKEVLLHEIHHRVKNNLQIVSGMLNLQNMYSGESTTSEILSKAQNRITAMAMIHDHLYKQDKFANVDMKTYLDSLLRHLVTSYFPSGNRIGFESDLDTVRLSMEKAIPCGLIVTELISNSLKHAFPNEAKGNISVQLKVKENKIHLTVKDDGVGMPAIQEWFGQISSTKQDQDSSLGLMIIRSLCNQLKAELDLKNIGGTSVCLIFKT from the coding sequence ATGGAAAAAGGAAAGAAATTCGGTCCTCTTGATCGAATTTTCAAATCTGTCCAAGGATATCTAACTCCAAAAGCTCCGGTTTCTTCCGGACTTTCCTTTTGGAGAGAACTCATTTTAACTTCTATCTTATTCACTATGACCATACTCGGGACCATAGTATACTTTCCGAGCGTGTATCTTGCATGGACCGAAGGTAAGTCGGAAGTATTATGGGTTGATTCATGTGCGTTAGGCCTAGTTTACTTTCTTCTAATTGCTAAAAAAATAAATTTTTCCATAAAGGCCACCATGGTCCTTACGATGAATTATTGTTTAGGACTTTCCCTTTTGATATTCGTAGGACCCGAAGGAGGAGGACTACTTTGGCTATTTCCTTTTCCTGTACTCGCAGGAGTTCTATTCGGCCTCACACCTTCTCTATTCGGACTTTTGGCAAATATGATCGCAGTCTTTATAGCATCCAGGGTGCAATTTTATATGAGCCTTCCTTGGTACATGGCTCCGGAAAGATTATATGTAGTGGGCCTGAACTTTTTGATCGCCAACACAATTGTATGCGTTCCTCTTACGATACTCATGAGAGGATTGCAGGAAAGTGTGCAGAGAAGGCACGAATATCTTACTAATCTTAGATTAAGAAAAGCTCATATATACAGATCCAAACGTACTTTAGAAAAGGAGATCGCGACAAGGATCGAAATTGAAAGGACTCTAGAAGAAAATTTAAGGGAGAAGGAAGTACTACTTCACGAGATCCATCATAGGGTTAAAAACAATCTCCAGATCGTTTCCGGAATGCTAAATTTACAAAACATGTATTCCGGAGAATCCACTACTTCCGAAATTTTATCCAAGGCACAAAATAGGATCACTGCAATGGCAATGATCCACGATCATCTCTACAAGCAGGACAAATTCGCGAATGTGGATATGAAAACCTATTTGGATTCTCTTTTAAGACATCTGGTCACTTCTTATTTCCCTTCTGGAAATCGGATCGGATTCGAATCGGATCTGGACACTGTTAGACTTTCTATGGAGAAGGCAATCCCCTGCGGTTTGATCGTAACGGAGCTGATCTCAAACTCTCTCAAACATGCATTTCCGAACGAAGCCAAAGGAAATATTTCCGTTCAGTTAAAGGTTAAAGAAAATAAGATCCATCTCACTGTAAAAGACGACGGTGTCGGGATGCCCGCCATCCAGGAATGGTTCGGTCAAATTTCTTCTACAAAACAGGACCAGGATTCCTCGCTGGGTTTAATGATCATTCGTTCATTATGCAACCAACTCAAGGCGGAGCTGGATCTGAAAAACATAGGCGGGACTTCCGTTTGCTTGATTTTTAAAACTTGA
- a CDS encoding GNAT family N-acetyltransferase: MNSVQHDVAGKKFLILQDGREAHLVYREIGAHVWDLYHTFVPTDFRGKGIASLLAEAALKTARAETKKVIPNCSFVQTYLKRHPEYSDLVIME, from the coding sequence ATGAATTCAGTCCAACACGATGTTGCAGGCAAAAAATTCCTGATCCTACAAGACGGAAGAGAAGCTCATTTGGTTTATAGGGAGATAGGCGCCCATGTGTGGGACCTATATCATACTTTTGTTCCCACCGATTTTAGAGGGAAAGGGATCGCCTCCCTTCTCGCGGAAGCGGCTCTCAAAACCGCTAGAGCAGAAACAAAGAAAGTTATCCCAAACTGTTCCTTTGTGCAAACTTATCTAAAAAGACATCCTGAATATTCGGACCTGGTAATTATGGAATGA
- a CDS encoding VOC family protein, which yields MIHHIAISTQDPETLKKFYITIPGLSFEKDHFYQDGKLRSSWFLAGTTRIMIEKEEVFKAPYALIFSATKKEERVEIDSLFGNSFIEKTDYTKYFKDPDGNRLGFSSYPELWD from the coding sequence ATGATCCATCATATAGCGATTTCCACCCAAGATCCGGAAACATTAAAAAAATTTTATATAACCATCCCAGGTCTATCATTCGAAAAGGATCATTTTTACCAAGACGGCAAACTCAGATCCTCCTGGTTCTTAGCGGGAACAACTCGAATCATGATAGAAAAGGAAGAAGTATTCAAGGCGCCGTACGCACTGATCTTCTCCGCTACAAAAAAGGAAGAAAGAGTCGAGATAGATTCCTTATTCGGAAATTCCTTTATAGAAAAGACAGATTATACAAAATACTTTAAGGATCCGGATGGAAATCGGTTAGGCTTTAGTTCTTATCCGGAACTCTGGGACTAA
- a CDS encoding NAD(P)/FAD-dependent oxidoreductase, which translates to MEETQTKKLAVIGGGAAGFFGAIQTRILSEGRISVQLYEKSPNVLSKVKISGGGRCNVTHSCFDPEELSKRYPRGEKELKRAFQIFQPKDTIRFFETRGVKLKTENDGRMFPITDNSETIINCLLEEAKKSGVKIRTKIAILGIYKNEDPKGKRFRIQTEEGEEYFDFILVASGSSRKVWGWLENMGHTIESPVPSLFTFEISDPLLDGFQGLTVQDVEIIFKNSKFKQRGPVLFTHWGLSGPAVLKLSAWAARELFDTDYKAELLVDWVPSLSRQELREIFLEKKKDSPSKKPGSRSEFDLPSRFWERVWEKSCGSEKRWSEISSKELHQAEEILKRTVFKVSGKGVFKDEFVTCGGIRRKEVDFSKMESRLHPGLYFAGEVLDIDGITGGFNFQNAWTTSYIAAKALTTT; encoded by the coding sequence ATGGAAGAAACCCAAACCAAAAAATTAGCAGTGATCGGCGGCGGAGCCGCCGGTTTTTTCGGAGCCATCCAGACTAGAATTCTTTCGGAAGGAAGAATTTCGGTGCAGCTGTACGAAAAATCTCCTAACGTATTATCCAAAGTAAAAATTTCCGGAGGAGGAAGATGTAATGTCACTCATTCTTGTTTTGATCCGGAAGAATTGTCCAAACGTTATCCAAGAGGAGAAAAGGAACTCAAAAGAGCCTTCCAGATCTTTCAACCCAAGGACACGATCCGGTTTTTCGAAACCAGGGGAGTGAAATTAAAAACGGAAAACGACGGTCGAATGTTCCCAATCACCGACAATTCCGAGACCATCATCAACTGTTTGTTGGAAGAAGCAAAAAAATCCGGGGTCAAGATACGAACTAAAATTGCTATATTAGGAATTTATAAAAATGAGGACCCGAAAGGTAAAAGATTTAGGATACAAACGGAAGAAGGGGAAGAATATTTCGATTTCATCCTGGTAGCTAGCGGATCCTCTCGTAAAGTATGGGGATGGCTGGAAAATATGGGCCATACTATAGAATCTCCGGTCCCTTCTTTATTTACATTCGAGATCTCGGATCCATTGCTGGATGGATTCCAAGGATTGACAGTCCAGGATGTAGAGATCATATTCAAAAATTCTAAATTTAAACAAAGAGGCCCAGTTCTTTTTACTCACTGGGGATTAAGTGGTCCTGCGGTTTTAAAACTTTCTGCCTGGGCCGCTCGTGAATTATTCGATACAGATTATAAAGCAGAGCTACTTGTAGATTGGGTGCCTAGTCTCTCCAGACAAGAATTGAGAGAAATATTTTTGGAAAAGAAAAAGGATAGTCCTTCCAAAAAACCGGGGAGTCGTTCCGAATTCGATCTTCCTTCTAGATTTTGGGAAAGGGTTTGGGAGAAGTCCTGCGGCTCTGAAAAAAGATGGTCCGAAATTTCTTCCAAAGAATTACACCAAGCCGAAGAGATCTTAAAAAGGACCGTTTTTAAAGTTTCCGGCAAGGGAGTTTTCAAAGATGAATTCGTAACTTGCGGAGGAATTCGTCGCAAAGAAGTGGATTTTTCCAAAATGGAAAGTAGGTTACATCCAGGACTCTATTTTGCGGGAGAAGTTTTGGATATAGACGGGATTACGGGCGGATTCAATTTTCAAAACGCATGGACTACTTCTTATATTGCCGCCAAGGCGTTAACAACAACTTAG
- a CDS encoding pirin family protein: MGFRRITGTRIAEKTIEGGGFPVRRPFPVPQFSYWDPFLLLDEMGPVVYEPGKAIGAPDHPHRGFETVTYLLSGEMEHKDSWGHAGKLKEGGIQWMTAGAGLVHSELPSADFQSRGGRMHGFQIWVNLPRDKKLISPKYQEVDSSELPVAEKDGVWAKVIAGELWGTNAVIQTQTPIVFFHLKLSPGSYAEVPVPKDYNILVYPFVGGGTVIDTDAEHDLVEGETVFYQGGEGSIGLRAPENFAQEILILGGQPLNEPVARYGPFVMSTPQEIQQAFEDYSAGKMGTI; the protein is encoded by the coding sequence ATGGGTTTTAGACGAATAACCGGAACAAGAATCGCCGAAAAAACTATCGAAGGTGGAGGATTTCCAGTCAGGAGACCCTTCCCAGTTCCGCAATTTTCTTATTGGGACCCGTTTTTACTTTTGGATGAAATGGGACCGGTCGTTTATGAACCAGGAAAAGCAATAGGAGCTCCCGATCATCCTCATAGAGGCTTCGAGACCGTTACATATCTTTTGTCCGGAGAAATGGAACACAAAGATTCCTGGGGACATGCGGGGAAGTTAAAAGAAGGTGGGATCCAATGGATGACTGCAGGTGCCGGTCTTGTACATTCGGAACTTCCTTCGGCTGATTTTCAGTCTAGAGGTGGAAGGATGCATGGATTCCAGATCTGGGTCAATCTCCCAAGGGATAAAAAACTTATTTCCCCAAAATACCAGGAAGTGGATTCTTCCGAGCTTCCGGTGGCAGAAAAAGACGGAGTATGGGCTAAGGTAATCGCAGGAGAACTTTGGGGAACCAATGCGGTGATCCAAACTCAAACCCCGATCGTATTCTTCCATTTGAAACTTTCTCCAGGTTCGTATGCAGAAGTGCCTGTGCCAAAAGATTATAATATTCTTGTATATCCTTTCGTCGGCGGAGGCACTGTAATCGATACGGATGCCGAACACGATCTGGTAGAGGGCGAAACTGTATTTTACCAAGGGGGAGAAGGTAGCATAGGCCTCAGAGCCCCTGAAAATTTTGCCCAGGAAATATTGATCTTGGGAGGACAACCTCTGAACGAGCCAGTGGCACGTTATGGTCCTTTTGTGATGAGCACTCCTCAAGAAATACAGCAGGCCTTCGAGGATTATTCCGCAGGAAAAATGGGGACAATATAA
- a CDS encoding LIC13081 family protein: MATTTIAFTVPISLSRAFDYVSNFERLQDWSGNILSFKKNESTPGFQVKTKILFFACTFEYQILESKYPSRLVLRIKSRFSDQTETFSFYPDPKGSDTDTKILFTSQMELSGFFKIFRLWIFSKAFEKTRKDIRKLQEILSHGKTLGIRNFQVIHD; encoded by the coding sequence ATGGCGACGACTACTATTGCTTTTACTGTGCCGATCTCTTTGAGCAGAGCGTTCGATTACGTTTCTAATTTCGAACGTTTGCAGGACTGGTCTGGAAATATTCTCTCCTTTAAGAAAAATGAAAGTACTCCCGGCTTTCAAGTGAAAACTAAAATTTTGTTTTTCGCATGTACGTTCGAATATCAAATTTTAGAATCCAAGTATCCGAGTAGATTAGTGCTCCGGATCAAAAGTAGATTTTCAGATCAGACTGAGACCTTCTCATTTTATCCGGACCCAAAAGGTTCCGATACGGATACTAAAATCCTTTTTACAAGTCAGATGGAATTGTCCGGATTTTTTAAGATCTTTCGGTTATGGATCTTTTCCAAGGCGTTCGAAAAAACCAGAAAAGACATCCGAAAACTACAAGAGATCCTTTCTCATGGTAAAACCTTAGGAATTCGTAATTTTCAGGTGATACATGATTAA
- a CDS encoding hybrid sensor histidine kinase/response regulator, with product MENLPYSVAPLPENENERVKALKRYKILDTPPEEKYDGIVKAASLICGTPIALISLIDSERQWFKARMGLNDQETPRQDSFCQFALSENKTLIVEDAQLDPRFKQNPFVLNDLNIRFYAGAPLRTPDGYVLGTLCVLDTQPKKVSEAEIQALEALANSVVSFMELDAKSQSLIQLQAVALELQKAKEQFFINMNHELRTPVHGILGMVDLLHQTNNSELQREYLDSLTESSEHLIRLINDVIDFSKAESGSLHFSFKEFDMISLLEKYSEEASDKAFKKGLAFKTILPPARERIDVKSDSIRVRQVLVNLVSNALKFTEKGGITVELELGHETETDVTLSLSVKDTGIGIEAKRIPTLFEAFSQTDLSTSRKYGGTGLGLSICKRICEALDWNIFVESETGKGSRFVLEMVLPKAVVSDKVKIVESKNRINFDFSEHKDLKILVAEDNPVNQRLIQKMLEKLGLSCAVVSNGIDALAYWEETDVVDLLLLDIQMPELSGLETARILKKKPSMKKVPWIIAVTAHDSPEDRKACEEAGMDDYLGKPFRMEDLGEKIQEFLKDFPSSIAS from the coding sequence ATGGAAAACCTTCCTTATAGCGTCGCCCCCCTACCCGAAAACGAAAATGAAAGGGTAAAGGCACTAAAACGTTATAAAATCCTAGATACTCCTCCTGAAGAAAAATACGACGGTATCGTTAAGGCTGCCTCCCTAATTTGCGGAACACCAATTGCATTGATCTCGCTGATCGATTCGGAAAGGCAATGGTTTAAGGCCAGAATGGGTTTAAACGATCAGGAAACTCCTAGGCAAGATTCTTTTTGCCAATTTGCGCTCTCCGAGAACAAGACCTTGATCGTAGAAGATGCCCAATTAGATCCAAGGTTCAAACAAAATCCTTTCGTATTGAATGATCTGAACATTAGATTTTATGCAGGTGCTCCATTAAGAACTCCTGACGGTTACGTTTTAGGCACATTATGTGTATTAGATACTCAACCCAAAAAGGTATCCGAAGCAGAGATACAAGCTTTGGAAGCACTGGCAAATTCGGTAGTTTCCTTTATGGAGTTAGATGCTAAATCTCAATCTCTGATCCAACTACAAGCCGTAGCGCTAGAATTACAAAAAGCTAAAGAACAGTTCTTTATCAATATGAACCATGAACTTAGGACCCCTGTGCATGGTATATTAGGAATGGTGGATTTATTACATCAAACGAACAATTCGGAACTTCAAAGAGAATATCTGGATTCCTTAACAGAAAGTTCAGAACATCTGATTCGTTTGATCAACGATGTGATCGATTTTAGTAAGGCTGAATCAGGCTCTTTACATTTCAGTTTTAAAGAATTCGATATGATCTCCCTTCTGGAAAAATATTCTGAAGAAGCCTCCGACAAAGCGTTCAAGAAAGGATTGGCATTTAAAACGATCCTCCCTCCAGCAAGAGAACGTATCGATGTAAAATCGGATTCTATACGAGTAAGACAAGTTCTTGTTAATTTAGTTTCTAACGCTCTGAAGTTCACCGAAAAAGGTGGGATCACAGTAGAATTGGAATTAGGACACGAAACCGAAACGGATGTAACTCTTTCGTTGAGCGTAAAAGATACAGGCATAGGAATCGAAGCAAAAAGGATCCCCACTTTATTCGAAGCATTCTCACAAACTGATCTTTCCACTTCTAGGAAATATGGTGGAACAGGCCTAGGACTTTCTATCTGTAAACGGATCTGCGAAGCTTTAGATTGGAATATATTTGTAGAAAGTGAAACAGGAAAAGGTTCTAGATTCGTCTTAGAAATGGTCCTTCCAAAAGCAGTCGTCTCAGATAAAGTTAAAATTGTCGAATCTAAGAATCGGATCAATTTCGATTTCTCCGAACATAAAGACCTCAAGATACTTGTAGCCGAAGATAATCCGGTAAACCAAAGATTGATCCAAAAGATGTTGGAAAAATTGGGACTAAGTTGCGCTGTCGTTTCGAACGGAATAGACGCCTTGGCATATTGGGAGGAGACGGATGTTGTAGATCTTCTTCTTTTAGATATACAAATGCCCGAATTGAGCGGATTAGAGACCGCAAGGATCTTAAAAAAGAAACCAAGTATGAAAAAGGTTCCTTGGATCATTGCAGTCACCGCCCATGACAGCCCGGAAGACAGAAAAGCTTGCGAAGAGGCCGGCATGGACGATTATTTAGGAAAACCTTTCCGAATGGAAGATCTGGGAGAAAAGATCCAAGAGTTTTTGAAAGATTTCCCTTCCTCCATTGCTTCCTAA
- a CDS encoding anthranilate synthase component II: MKVLLVDHHDSFSYNLFQLVGEILEEEFPYRFRLDVIRQNETDVSKVLKARYDRILLSPGPGTPEEPEYFGCSMEILKQLGGNIPILGVCLGMQGIAYFAGANIIKAEYPMHGKISEIKTDGKGVFKDLPSDLKVMRYHSLVVDEKSLGQEWERTAYAGVELMGIRHKEKRMEGVQFHPESFATEGGRKMLSNFLI, translated from the coding sequence ATGAAAGTTCTATTAGTAGATCATCATGATTCTTTTTCCTATAATCTATTCCAACTTGTGGGAGAAATTTTAGAGGAAGAGTTTCCCTATAGATTCAGATTGGATGTGATACGTCAGAATGAAACGGATGTTTCCAAGGTTCTAAAGGCAAGATACGATAGAATTCTACTTTCTCCCGGACCTGGAACGCCGGAAGAGCCAGAATATTTCGGTTGTTCTATGGAAATCCTAAAACAGCTAGGGGGAAACATTCCGATCTTAGGAGTTTGTCTTGGAATGCAAGGTATAGCTTATTTTGCAGGAGCGAATATTATAAAAGCAGAATATCCTATGCACGGAAAAATTTCCGAGATCAAAACGGACGGAAAAGGAGTGTTTAAGGATCTTCCTTCCGACCTAAAAGTGATGAGATATCATTCTTTAGTCGTGGATGAAAAATCCCTCGGACAAGAATGGGAAAGGACTGCCTATGCAGGCGTAGAACTAATGGGGATCCGTCATAAGGAGAAACGAATGGAAGGTGTACAATTCCATCCGGAGTCTTTCGCTACAGAAGGAGGAAGGAAAATGCTTTCTAATTTTCTAATATAG
- a CDS encoding anthranilate synthase component I family protein codes for MSIEIQNIRKEANSLFPRPIVRPFPLKEEGVLEYFQKLLEETGVAFLFESLGPESDNSRYSFISGFPKRVFQAKGDRLECDGKEIARGNPYRLFSEIFPPRKSFLECTESGGGGLYGYLSYEAANDMEPSLLLKEHPKFPKFCFAWMEDGILLDRRTGESKYFHYGTDRYNLFEEVLNKKTPGKGKFQAIDLGFSKTKEEHRSMVEEVLEEIRKGNTFQCQVGFRKTFLVGEDETVDSRKRGDFELYKSVRKINPSPFMFFMSFPGEVHLGASPELLFRLKDGLAESFPLAGTIRRGTNEEEDQKFALQLLSDPKEIAEHNMLVDLHRNDLGRVSKFGTVKVRDSFALKRFSHVQHLSTEVSGILRVGQDMFSGLASSFPTGTLSGAPKVESMKIIHRIENDPRGPYGGAVGRFGFDGNCSFCIPIRSYFRKEEEAVIRASGGIVMDSDPDAEYEEIGHKLGAVLNAMEAIQ; via the coding sequence ATGTCCATAGAGATACAAAATATCAGAAAAGAAGCAAATTCGCTTTTTCCAAGGCCGATTGTCCGACCCTTCCCCTTAAAGGAAGAAGGCGTCTTGGAATATTTCCAAAAACTACTGGAAGAAACGGGGGTGGCATTCCTATTCGAAAGTTTGGGACCTGAATCGGATAATTCCAGATACAGTTTTATTTCAGGATTTCCTAAGAGAGTATTTCAAGCAAAAGGAGATAGATTAGAATGCGACGGAAAAGAGATCGCGAGAGGAAATCCATACCGGCTATTCTCCGAAATTTTCCCTCCTAGAAAATCTTTCTTAGAATGTACTGAATCCGGAGGAGGAGGTCTCTACGGTTATCTTTCCTATGAGGCTGCAAACGATATGGAACCCAGCCTGCTTCTGAAAGAACATCCTAAATTCCCGAAGTTCTGTTTTGCTTGGATGGAAGATGGGATCCTGTTGGATAGAAGAACAGGGGAATCCAAATATTTTCATTACGGAACAGATAGGTACAATTTGTTCGAAGAAGTCCTTAATAAGAAAACCCCAGGCAAAGGAAAGTTTCAGGCGATAGATTTAGGTTTTTCTAAAACGAAAGAAGAACATAGATCAATGGTAGAAGAAGTTTTAGAAGAGATTCGAAAAGGAAATACATTTCAATGCCAAGTAGGCTTTCGAAAAACATTTTTAGTAGGAGAGGACGAAACTGTAGACTCCAGAAAAAGAGGCGACTTCGAATTATACAAATCGGTCCGAAAAATAAATCCTTCTCCTTTTATGTTCTTCATGAGCTTTCCTGGAGAAGTTCATTTGGGAGCGAGTCCCGAACTTTTATTTAGATTAAAAGACGGACTTGCTGAAAGTTTTCCTTTGGCAGGGACCATCCGAAGAGGAACAAACGAAGAAGAAGACCAAAAATTTGCGCTACAACTTCTTTCCGATCCGAAAGAGATCGCAGAACATAATATGCTCGTAGATCTGCATAGAAATGATCTGGGAAGAGTTTCCAAATTCGGAACCGTGAAAGTAAGAGATTCTTTCGCTCTCAAAAGGTTTAGTCATGTTCAACATCTATCTACTGAAGTTTCTGGAATTCTAAGAGTCGGCCAGGATATGTTTTCCGGATTAGCCTCTTCTTTTCCAACAGGAACGTTAAGTGGCGCTCCTAAAGTAGAATCCATGAAGATCATCCATAGGATAGAAAACGATCCGAGGGGGCCCTATGGAGGAGCAGTAGGAAGATTCGGCTTCGATGGTAATTGTTCCTTTTGTATTCCGATCCGAAGTTATTTCAGAAAAGAAGAAGAGGCCGTAATCCGAGCTTCCGGAGGGATCGTGATGGATTCCGATCCGGATGCAGAATACGAAGAGATCGGCCATAAATTGGGAGCAGTCTTGAACGCGATGGAGGCAATCCAATGA